The Chlorobaculum sp. MV4-Y genome contains the following window.
ACGTGATTGACATAAGCCACCCGGCTTTCGAGGAGCAGATGCAGGTGGTGCGCGAGACGCTCAAGGAGATCGGCGTAAAGCACGACCACATCATCGAGGTGTTCAACAAGATCGACGCCCTCGACGATCCTGCAATTCTGACCGGTCTTCGTGGCAAGTATCCCGACGCGGTCTTCATCTCCGCTGCGCGCGGCCTGAACCTTTCTGCGCTGAAGGAAACTATCGCCAACTACGTCGCCCGCGACTACAAGACGCGCAAGGTGCGCACGCACGTCTCGAACTACAAGCTGATCGGCTACCTTTACGACCATGCCGAGGTGATCGACAAGAAGCACGTCGATGAAGATGTGCTGCTCACCATCCGCGTGCATCGCAACAATCTCAAACAGATCGACGCCATGCTCAAGGCGTCGGCATCGAAAAACCATGCCGCTGCAAATTTTCAACACCACGAAACGCACGATTGACGAAGCGCTTCTCGCCGAAGTCATCCAACTGGTGATCGGCGAGGAGGGCGGTGCGGTTGGCTCCATCGAAGCGATTTACTGCGGCAACAAAATGATCCGCCGCATCAACCGCGACTTCCTCAGTCACGATTACGCGACCGACACCATTACCTTCGGCTACAACGAAGGTGGGGAGGTCGAAGGCGAATTCTACATCTCGCTCGATGTGATCGAATCCAACGCCCGCCGGTTCGGCGTAAGCGTCGAGGACGAACTGCTGCGCGTGACGATCCACTCTGCTCTGCACCTCATGGGTTACGACGACGAAACTAGTGAACTGCGAGCCGCGATGAGTCGGCGGGAGGATCACTATCTTCAGCGCGTCAGGCACTGATTTTTCCCTTCCGTTCGACACATGATCTTTGCATCGGGGATCGATTATTTTCATTAAATTCCCCCAATAACACCACCCTCTGCATTGCAGTGATTTTTTGCCGTCATGCTGTTTGGTGATGGTGATGCACGGGCATTCAATTCAAACGCAATCAATACTACAATGAATCTCATTATCAACGACAAAACGGCTCAGGCCTCCGTCGGTGAAACCGTCGGCAAGGCAGCCAGGCTCAATCACGCCCATGTGGGATACGTTTGCGGAGGCCACGGTCTCTGCCAGGCTTGCTACATCACCGTTCAGGAAGGGGCGGATTGTCTCGCTCCGCTCACCGATGTCGAGAAGGCGTTCCTTTCTCCGCGCCAGATCGCCGCTGGCGGTCGCATGGCCTGCCAGGCTACCATTGCTAAAGAGGGCATGGTAAAGGTGCTGTCGCGTCCGGAAGAGGTGCGCCGGATTCTTTTCAGCAACCCGTTCGGCCTGATTGGCTACGCTGCCGACATGGGCAGGGACACCGCGCAGCAGATTGTGCCGGGTGTGCAGAACCTCATCGGCCGCATCCAGCGTGGCGAGATGGGTGGTAAAGAGGCGCTTGGCGATATGATGGAGTCCGTGCAGGGTGCTGCTGGCCTTATCGTCGAGGCGATTCAGCAGGGACCGATGGCGCTTCCGTTTCCCTTCAAGGATCAGATTGCGGGCGTGATCTCCAGGCTTCCGCTGCTTCAGCTTCCCACTTTGCCGCAGCTTCCTTTCCCGCTGCCGTTCTTCCAGCAGCAGAACCAGGCTCCGGCTACGCTTGAAAAGGTAACCATCACGGTGCAGCCTCCGGCCAAAGACTGATCAGGTCCCGTCAGGCTGATTGTTTCTATTTTTCTACTATCCCCCGTTTTTTGAGCCGGGGGCTTTTTGTTGGCGGTGGGTTTATCGGTCATCCGGTTTGCCGATGCTCGTCGAATGATCATGATTGTCATAACCATTTTCAGGAAGTAACCATGGGTTTGAGTCTTGGCGAGCGTTGCGGGCTGGTGATGCAGTCCGATATTCGCGCCATGTCGATCGAGTGCGCCCGCATGGGCAGCATCAATCTTTCGCAGGGAATTTGCGATACGCCGGTGCCGCCGGTGGTGCTGCAGGGCGCTGCCGATGCGTTGATGCAGGGCGCGAACATCTATACGCACCATGCAGGCATTCGCGAACTGCGCGAGGCGATTGCTGACAAGCAGCGCCGTTTCACCGGCGTGGCGTTTGACGCCGAGCGTGAGGTGGTCGTCTCCGCCGGGGCGACCGGCGCGATGTACTGCGCGTTTCAGGCGCTGCTCAATTGCGGCGACGAGGTGATCGTTTTCGAGCCGTTTTACGGTTATCACGTCTCGACGCTTCGGGCGGTCGAGGCTGTGCCGGTGTTCGTGCCGCTCGATCCGTCGAACGGCTGGTCGTTCAGTATCGAAGCCCTCGACGCGGCAGTGACGCCGAAGACCAAAGCGCTGCTCATCAATACGCCCGCCAACCCCTCCGGCAAGGTCTTTTCGCATGACGAGCTGGCGCTGCTGGCGGAGTTTGCCACTCGCCACGACCTCTTCGTCTTCACCGACGAGATGTACGAGCACTTCGTGTTCGGTGGTCTTTCGCACGTGTCGATGGCGTCGATGCCCGGCATGAGAGAGCGTACGATCACCATCTCCGGTCTCTCGAAGACTTTCAGCGTCACCGGCTGGCGTATTGGCTATGCGCTATGCGACTCACGCTGGGCCGCCTCCATTGGCTACTTCAACGATCTTTTCTATGTCTGCGCGGCATCGCCGCTCCAGGCGGGTGTTACGGCGGGGCTTCGCGCGCTCGGCGACGACTACTATCATGGTCTGGCAGCCGAATATGAGGCCAGGCGTGACCTTTTCTGTAACGCGCTCGCCGAGGCCGGACTTGAACCGCATGTGCCGCAGGGCGCGTACTACGTGCTTGCCAGCACAGAGCGTCTGCCCGGCTCGACGGCGCGGGAGAAGGCGATGCACATTCTGCGAGAAACCGGCGTCGCATCGGTGCCTGGTTCCGCTTTCTACCACGACGGCGGTGGCGAGAATCTCGTCCGTTTCTGCTTCGCAAAGGAAAGCCATGTGCTCGAAGCGGCCTGTGAGAAGCTGCTGAAGCTCAGGTAAATTCAACAATTCCGCGTAATCATCAATCAGAATGGGGGCTTGAAAATAATGGCTGATATAACGCTGTTCCAGAGCATCGTCAAGTTGACAAGGCCGCTCTTCATAATTCTTTTGCTGACGCTTTCCGGCTGCATTCAGATGCACACGACGGTTCATGTCCACAAGGATGGAAGCGGTACTATCGAAGAGAAGATGCTCTTCAGTGAGATGTTATCGGGGATTATGAAAGAAAAAGGGGGGAGTCTTCCTGCGTTGCCGAAAAAAAACCAGCTCAAGGAGATGTCCGCTGAATTTGGCCCTTATGTCAAGGTTGTCAATGTCAAGAAGGTCGAAAATAGCGGGGATAGCGGTTTCATTGTCACGTATGCCTTCGATGATATAGAAAAAGTGCGAATCGGAAATGTGCAGAAGATGAGCAAAAAACTTACGGCAGACAGTACCGCCGTCCAATCCGACAGCACGGCCGTTCAGAAGCCGGAGACCTGGTTTACCTTTACCATGAAACGGGGAGCGAATCCGGAACTCACCATCCACAAGGAGGCAATGCTGAACAGCTCTTCCAGGGGTGAAGTGGCTAAAAAGCCGGTCAGTACGCAGGAGAAGGAGCAGATGCTCGACATGATAAGCGCTTTTCTGAAAGGGATGAAACTTGATATTGACGTTGTCGTTGACGGCCGCGTCATCAGCAGCGACGCGAGTTACCGTACCGACAACACGATTACGCTGTATGCAATGGATTTCGATCAGCTCATGACTCACCGGGATATTCTTACAGGAAAATATGACGGCTTGTCCGACCGGGACTTTGCCCGCAGGTCAGGAAAAGACTCGGGTTTGAAGTTCGAGTTCAAGGACAGGGTTCATGTCATTTTCAACTGAGCGGCGTTTTCAGTTCTGTTTCTCCTAAGATTTGGAAAGAAACCAACTGACGCTTGCCGATGGTTAGTGAATAGTGGATTGCTTTTTCTCAGTTTCGCAGAAAGGCGGGTCCATTTTATAACCAAACAGAGTCCGGAGGCCGATCATGGAGATTGAACAGACAGTGATGGTGCAGTGCCCATACTGCGCGCAGAGTTTCGAGGTGCTGGTTGATCTCTCGGCGGGGCATCAGGAGTATATCGAAGATTGCGAGGTGTGCTGCCGCCCGGTGAGCCTGGTCATCGATGTCGCCGAAGATGGCACAGCCACGGTTCAAACCCAGGGCGAGGATGTCTGAAAAGCCCGCTGTCGAGTTCCAGAAACAGGAGCTTTTGCAACTCCGCCAGGAGCTGGATGCGGCCAACAGGCGCATCGAAGCGCTTGAGGCCGAGCTTTCCAGACGCATTGAGCAGGAGACGGAGATTCGGCGCCGGGCGGATGCCTTCAGACTCTGCGCCCACGGTATAGCTATCGGAGTGCCTGGCATCAATGTCGTGCTGACCTGCAACGAAGCTTTTGCGCGTATGCGCGGTCAGTCTGTCAAGGAGATTGAAGGTTCTTCTATCGTCAGCCTG
Protein-coding sequences here:
- the ybeY gene encoding rRNA maturation RNase YbeY, with protein sequence MPLQIFNTTKRTIDEALLAEVIQLVIGEEGGAVGSIEAIYCGNKMIRRINRDFLSHDYATDTITFGYNEGGEVEGEFYISLDVIESNARRFGVSVEDELLRVTIHSALHLMGYDDETSELRAAMSRREDHYLQRVRH
- a CDS encoding (2Fe-2S)-binding protein translates to MNLIINDKTAQASVGETVGKAARLNHAHVGYVCGGHGLCQACYITVQEGADCLAPLTDVEKAFLSPRQIAAGGRMACQATIAKEGMVKVLSRPEEVRRILFSNPFGLIGYAADMGRDTAQQIVPGVQNLIGRIQRGEMGGKEALGDMMESVQGAAGLIVEAIQQGPMALPFPFKDQIAGVISRLPLLQLPTLPQLPFPLPFFQQQNQAPATLEKVTITVQPPAKD
- a CDS encoding pyridoxal phosphate-dependent aminotransferase, with the translated sequence MGLSLGERCGLVMQSDIRAMSIECARMGSINLSQGICDTPVPPVVLQGAADALMQGANIYTHHAGIRELREAIADKQRRFTGVAFDAEREVVVSAGATGAMYCAFQALLNCGDEVIVFEPFYGYHVSTLRAVEAVPVFVPLDPSNGWSFSIEALDAAVTPKTKALLINTPANPSGKVFSHDELALLAEFATRHDLFVFTDEMYEHFVFGGLSHVSMASMPGMRERTITISGLSKTFSVTGWRIGYALCDSRWAASIGYFNDLFYVCAASPLQAGVTAGLRALGDDYYHGLAAEYEARRDLFCNALAEAGLEPHVPQGAYYVLASTERLPGSTAREKAMHILRETGVASVPGSAFYHDGGGENLVRFCFAKESHVLEAACEKLLKLR
- a CDS encoding CPXCG motif-containing cysteine-rich protein; amino-acid sequence: MEIEQTVMVQCPYCAQSFEVLVDLSAGHQEYIEDCEVCCRPVSLVIDVAEDGTATVQTQGEDV